The genome window GCAAATTATCTCCTATATGCGGTTCATGCGACTTGGAATGATGCGAAAAATTCTATTCTATATGCTGAAAAATCGTTGAAATTTGCCGAATTATCATCCGACAAAAATCTTCTTGTCCCTGCTTATGCAAATCTTGGTGTGGCACAATCGTTAAAATATATGGAATCTAAAAATTCTAAGGATTTAGATGAGTTAATAAAAACTAGTAAAAAGGCGGTGCAGATTAGTGAACAATATCAAAATCAAGTTACAAACTACAACTATGCTATTGCTTTACTAAATTTAGCTGATTATCAACGTAATTATACCAAATTAACGGTTAATGATAAAAATGAAATCAAGCAAAATAGTTTCAAAATTATAGAATTATGTAAAACGATTCCGAATTCACAAGAAATTTCTGCTGGCGCATTGGGATTATTGAGTGGTTTGGCAAAAGATGAAAATCAGATAGAACTTGCCGAAAAATATTTGCTAGAAGCTAATATTATTTTGCACACACAAAAAATCAAGAATTTTTATGCGCTTGTTGCAAATTCAACTGAATTAGCCAATTTGTATCAACAAAAAGGAGAATTTCAAAAAGCGTTTGAATTTCAGAAAAAAGCAACTGATTATTCAACAGATTTATACAATCAAGATCAAGCAGAAACTTCAAAAAAATTGGAAGCTCAATTTCAATCAGAACGAAAAGAAGAAGAATTAACCAATTTGGAAGCAAAAAACAAAAGTCTGCAAAAAGAAAGAATTTTATACATCTGTCTTGCTTTTATAGGAATTATTGGTGCGTTTTTTATGTTTCGTTCTTATCATTTCAAACTGCGTTATTCAGTTGGTCGAGAAAATCAACTTAATTCAGAAAAACAAGAAGCACATCTAAAATTACAATTGCAAGAAGAAGAACAAGCCCGAATTTTGGCGGAACAAGAGTTATTAACATTACAACAGCAGAAATTGCAAGACGAAGTTTTGGCTAGTCAACTACATTTGGAACATAAAAATCAAGTTTTAAAAAATCTGAAAGATAAGATTGGGAATGAATCTTCTATCAATTTAAAACAAGTTATGCGAGAAGAAAATTTATTAGATAATGATTTTGAAAGTGCTAAATTTAGAATTCAAGAATTACATCCAAACTTTTTCAAAACGCTAAACGAACATTCTAAGCAAAAACTAACACCTCTAGATTTGAAATATTGTTCGTATATCTATCTTGGTTTAGACACCAAACAAATTGCAACTATTCTTAATATTGAACCAAAAAGTGTACGAATGACAAAGTATCGTTTGAAGCAAAAATTTGGTCTAGTAAAAGAAGATGAATTGTATACTTTTTTCCATCAGATAATTGCTTAAAACAATTATTGTTTTATTACTTTTATAAAAAAATGAAAAAAAATTTATTATTTATTCTACTTACAACAATTTCAACTTTTTGTTTTGGTCAAGAATCTGTTAAATATCCAATATTTCCAGGTTGTAATAAATATAAAACAAATGAAGAATTGAGCAAATGCTTTTCTGAAAAATTATGGTATGAATTGAATGACCAAACCCAAGATTCTAGTGAGGATTTTTTCAAAGAAAATAAATCTGTACATGAGTTAACTTTATATTTTACAGTTAAAAAAGATGGAAAAGTAACAAATTATAGCTTTTCAAAAGATAGTGACGCATTGATTTCAACAACTTATCTTAAACGAATTTCGAAAGTTTTTAAATACTACGAACAAAAAGGTAAAAAAATAATTCCAGCTTCTGAGAATAATAAATATAAAGATTTTACAATCACGTTTAAGGTTAAATATAAAGGTTAAAACTTATTTACAGAGAGTTTTTCAAAGAAAAATGATGATATTACTTATTTTTAACTCAGCATTTCTCACTTCAACTCTCGTTAATTTATTAAAATATAATTCATAATATTTTTCAAAATACTTGCAGTCTGCACGGAAAAGATTATTTTTGCCTATTCGACAAATAGAATATGAAAAATATCCGTAATTTCTGTATTATCGCCCATATTGACCATGGTAAAAGTACCTTGGCCGATCGTTTATTGCAAGTAACAAACACGATTTCTGATCGCGAGTTACAAAATCAAACTTTAGACGATATGGATTTGGAACGCGAACGCGGAATCACAATTAAATCACACGCCATCCAAATGGAATATGAAAAAGATGGTGAAAAATATATTTTAAATTTAATTGACACTCCTGGTCACGTGGATTTTTCTTACGAGGTTTCTCGTTCGATTGCCGCTTGTGAAGGAGCTTTGTTAATTGTAGATGCTGCGCAAAGTATACAAGCACAAACTATTTCTAACCTTTATTTGGCTTTAGAAAATGATTTGGAAATCATTCCAGTTTTGAACAAAATCGATTTACCTTCTGCAAATCCGGAAGAAGTAACAGACGATATTGTTGATTTGATTGGTTGTGATCCCGAAGACGTTTTGCGTGTAAGTGGAAAAACAGGTGAAGGTGTGTTAGAATTGTTACACACAATTATCGAAAAAGTTCCTGCGCCAGTTGGTGATCCAGATGCACCGTTACAAGCCTTGATTTTTGACTCTGTTTATAATCCTTTCCGAGGAATTGAAGCTTTTTATAAAGTGGTAAATGGAGAAATCAAAAAAGGAGATCAAGTAAAATTCATGGCAACCAACAAAAAATATGGTGCCGATGAAATTGGAACCTTAAAACTGAATCAAGTTGAAAAGAAAGTCATTAAAACTGGTGATGTAGGTTATATTATTTCTGGAATTAAGGAAGCTTCTGAGGTAAAAGTTGGAGATACAATTACATTAGTAGAGAATCCTGCAAGCGAAGCTATTGATGGTTTTGAGGAAGTAAAACCAATGGTTTTCGCAGGTATTTATCCAGTTGACACAGAAGATTACGAAGATTTGCGTGCTTCTATTGAAAAGTTACGTTTGAATGATGCTTCATTAACTTTTGAGGCTGAATCTTCTGCTGCTTTAGGTTTCGGTTTCCGTTGTGGATTCTTAGGAATGTTACACTTAGAAATTATTCAGGAGCGTTTAGAGCGTGAGTTCAACATGACAGTAATTACGACTGTTCCTAACGTTTCGTATGAAGCTTATTTGGAGAAAGATCCAGAAAAAATGATTCCGGTTCATAATCCATCTGAATTACCAGATCCATCAGGATTAAATCGTGTTGAAGAACCATATATTCGTGCAGCAATCATTACAAAATCTGAATTCGTAGGTCCTGTAATGAGTTTATGTATTGAAAAACGTGGTGAATTACAATCTCAAAATTATTTAACTCAACATAGAGTAGAAATGATTTTCAATATGCCTTTGGCTGAAGTTGTTTTTGATTTTTATGATCGATTAAAATCTATTTCAAAAGGATATGCATCGTTTGATTATGCCCCTTCTGGAATGAAAGCTTCGAAATTGGTAAAAGTTGATATCATGATTAATGGTGAAGTTGTGGATGCTTTATCTGCCTTAATTCACGTTGATAATGCTTACAATATTGGAAAAAAAATGTGTGAGAAATTACGCGAATTAATTCCTCGTCAACAGTTTGATATTCCAATTCAGGCAGCGATTGGTGCAAAAATTATTGCGCGTGAAACAATTAAAGCGTTGCGTAAAGACGTTACGGCGAAATGTTACGGTGGTGATATTTCTCGTAAACGTAAATTATTAGAAAAGCAAAAAGCTGGTAAGAAGAAAATGCGTCAAATTGGACGTGTAGAAGTTCCACAATCTGCTTTCTTAGCTGTTTTGAAATTGAATGATTAAAATTTTTATATAATTATATAAGAGCTACTTTTTTAAGTAGCTCTTTTTTTTGAACTCACTGTAACAAATATCACAGATATTTTAAAACAATTTAATGAACTTTGATAAAAAAGTAATAATGATTTTAATTCAAATAAATTTTGATTTTCCTATTCAAATGATGGGAGAAAATTTAACAAAAAATGCTCGTTCATTAGCAGAAAGTATAAATACTGAAAAAGGATTCATCTCAAAAATATGGATCGAAAATTCAGACACTGCAAGAAGTGGAGGTATTTATATATTTGACACTTTAGAAAATGCTCAAAATTATGCTGAAATGCATAGCGAACGAGTAAAACAAATAGGAGCAACAAATATCAATGTTGAATACTTTTCTATAAATGAAACTCTTTCCTCACTAAATAATGGGATATAAATAATTATCAAAGCCACTCACAATAGAGTGGCTTTTTTTGTAACAATTGGTAAAATATTTGTACTAGTAAACTAAATACCAATCGCATGAAAAACTTACTAAAGCTAGAACAACTTGCTGTATTAATTTTTATGATCGTTTTATATGGTCTACTAAAATTATCATGGATGTGGTTTGCAATTCTTTTTCTTGCTCCCGATATTTTTATGTTAGGTTATCTTTTTGGAAATAAGATTGGCGCAATATCCTATAATTTTATTCATAATTATTTTACGACAATTGCATTAATTCTTATTGGTTATTTTTTACATATTGAATGGTGTTTGATGATTGGATTTATATTTTCCGCTCATATTGCGTTCGATCGTTATCTAGGATTTGGTCTCAAAAAATATGATGGTTTCAAGTCCACTCATTTAGGAGATTTATAACATCACAACCTCATCTGTCGAACCTTTTTCCTTAATTTCTGAAATACTTCGCATCGTAATTTCTGAAATTTGTTCCAACGCTTCTTGTGTAAAAAAAGCTTGATGTGCAGTGACCAAAACATTTGGAAAACTCATCAATCGTTGAATCATATCATCCTGAATAATTTCTGCTGATAAATCTTTGAAAAACAATTTTTCTTCTTGCTCATAAACATCAATTCCCAAATAACCAATTTTATGATTTTTCAAGGCTTCAATCGCTTCATGTGTATTGATTAATCCTCCTCTACTCGTATTAATAATCGTTACACCATCTTTCATCATCGCAATCGTTTCTTGATTAATCATGTAATGATTTTCTGGCGTCAACGGACAATGCAACGAAATAATATCTGAGCTTTTAAACAACTTATCCAGCTCAACATATTCCACGCCATTATTCATCAATTCTTGATCTGGATACAAATCATACGCAATAATCTTACATCCAAAACCTTTCGCAATATTGATAAAAGCTTTTCCTATTTTCCCTGTTCCTACAATTCCAATTGTCTTCTGAAAAAGATTGAAACCAAGCAAACCGTTCAATGCAAAATTTTGTTCACGAACACGATTATAAGCTTTATGCGTTTTTCGGTTCAATGTTAACAACATCGCCATTGTATGCTCTGCCACTGCCTCAGGAGAATATGCAGGAACGCGACAAACTTTAATTCCAAATTCTTTCGCAGCTTCCAAATCGACATTGTTAAAACCAGCACATCTCAAAGCTATAATTTTAACGCCTTTTTTTGCTAAAATTTCAATGACTTGGCGATTCACTTTATCATTCACAAACACACAAACTGCCTGCTCATCTTCAATCGCGTTTACGATATGCGGACCTAAATGTGTTTCATAAAAATTAAGTTCAAAACCGTAATTTTTATTTTCAGCCTCAAAAAAAGTTTTGTCATAAGGCTTAGACGAAAAGAAAGCTATTTTCATTAAATTATTTTTAACTAATTTACGTTTTTAATTAATTGTAAATTAGTTTATACTTAATTATTATAAATTTTTAAATCATTCAAAATTAATTCATCTACTATATTTGATATTTTACTAAAAGCTATAAGCTGATGAATAAAAATTTCTAACTTCGTGAAAATTCAAATTCACACATGAAAAATATACTTTTATCAACGATTACATTAGCTTCTTTTACAGCTTTTGGACAAAATATTTCGAATCAAGCCATTGATCAAGTCACAGAAAATGCCATGAAAACTTTTGATGTTCCTGGGATATCTGTTGCGGTTATCAAAGACGGCACAATTCTGCATTCGAAAGGTTATGGAGTAAAATCGCTTAAAGCGGGAGAAAAAGTTCAGTCCAATACAAATTTTGGAATTGCTTCTAACTCAAAAGCTTTTACAGCAGCAGCTTTGGCGATTTTGGTTGATGAAGGAAAAATAAAGTGGGATGATAAAGTGATTACTCACATTCCTGAATTCAAGATGTACAACGATTATGTAACCAAAGAGTTTACAATTCGTGATTTATTAACGCATCGCAGTGGATTAGGTTTGGGAGCAGGTGATTTGATGGTTTGGCCTGATGGACATAATTTCACGCCAAAAGATATTATTTCAAATATTCAATTTTTAAAACCTGTTTCTGATTTTCGTGTCAAATATGATTACGATAATTTATTATACATCATCGCAGGAGTTGTAATTGAAAGAACTTCGGGACAATCTTGGACAGATTTTGTAACAAAAAGATTGTTGGAACCAATTGGAATGACGAATACTGCGGCGAATTGGCACTTGGTAAAAGATAAGAAAAATGCAATTGATCCGCACGTTCCGATTGATGGAAAATTACAAGTGATTGATCGTTATACGAACACCATTTTTGATGCAGCTGCAGGAATCTATTCGAATGTTGATGATATTGCAAAATGGTTGCAATTCAATTTGGATAAAGGAAAGGTTAATGGGAAACAAATTATTTCTGAAAAGCAAATGAATGAAATGATTACGCCACAAACTTTACAACCAAATCGCACAACTCCGCCTTATAATTCATTATTCAAAGCTTATGGTTTGGGATGGCAGTTGCAGGATATGAACGGAAAATTAGAAGTTTCGCATACTGGAGGATTGGAAGGAATTGTAACACAAACGATGTTTTATCCTCAAGAAAAATTAGGAATTGTGATTTTGACTAACCAACAATCAGGTGCAGCTTTCCGTGCAATTTCAAATACGATCAAAGATTTTTACTTAAAAAATCCTTCTACAGATTGGGTAAAAACCTACGATGAGTTGATGAAGAAAAATGTGGAAGAAGCCGATGTCATTACCGATGAAGTTTGGAAAACAGTTGAAGCAAATCAAAAAAATAAAGCCATCAAATTTGATACAAAAAGCGTAATCGGAACGTATAAAGACAATTGGTTTGGTGATGTTGTGATTTATGAAAAGAAAGGAAAAATAATTTTCGAATCGAAACGTTCACCTCAATTAACTGGTGAAATGTCATTTTACAAAGACAATACGTTTGCGGTAAAATGGTACAATCGTTATTTCCATGCAGACGCTTTTGTTTATGCAGAAATGAAAAATGGAAAAATGACAGGTTTCAAAATGAAAGCGATTTCTCCTTTAACAGATTTCAGTTACGATTTCCAAGATTTAGATTTTACGAGAAAATAAATTTTAATAAATACTAATCAAATGCGAAGTTCGAAATTCGAACTTCGTTTTTTTCTATTAAAAATGAAATTCAAAGGTTACGCATATGGGCTAATTTCGTCTATATCTTATGGATTAATTCCATTATTTATCCTACCTATAAAACAGGCAAATTTTTCGATGGATACTACATTATTCTATCGATTCTTTTTTTCTGCATTGATTGTCGGAACATATTTATTCATCAAAAAACAATCATTCAAAATAGATGTGAAACAGATTCCATTTTTAATCATTTTAGGATTATTGTACGGAATCTCAGCGGATGCTTTATTTTTAGGTTATGATTATTTAACTCCTGGAATTGCCTCCACATTATTATTCGTTTATCCGTTGATTGTTGCCATCATAATGGCTGTTTTCTTCAAAGAAAGAATTACAATTTCAACCATTATAGCCATTGTTTTTGTATTGGCTGGCGTCATTTTACTAAGTTTCAAAGAAGGAAAATTCGAGCTAAATCCAATCGGATTAGGAATTGTATTTATCAGTGCTTTGGGTTACGGATTATATATTGTGACAGTCAACAAATCGAAAGTACGAGATATAAAAGGCTTTACATTAAGCTTTTATTCTTTTCTATTTACAACGATTTATTACGCAATAAAAATGATTATTCACAAAGACTCGTTCATTTTACCATCATTAGAATTAACCTTCAACTTTTTTACATTTGCCTTTGTAACGACAGTTATTTCGAGCATCGCTTTGATTTATGCGATTAAAAATATTGGTTCTACAGCCACTTCTATTCTTGGCGCATCAGAACCTGTGGTTGCCGTTGCTGTAAGTGTTATGATATTTGGTGAAGATTTTTCGTTGAGTTTAGCTTTAGGAATTTTTATGATTATTCTAGGCGTGACTCTGAATGTAATTGGTGATGCATATCAACAAAAAAGATTAAAGTAATTGTAAATCCTATTTTTAACTTTGCATCAATGAAACAGAAATTTAATCCTGAAGGTTGGAATCGTATAGAGCATTTTAATATGTTCTCGAAAATGGATAATCCGTATGTCGGAGTTGTTACGGAGGTTGAATGTTCTAAAGCATACAAATTTGCCAAAGCAAATAAATTGTCTTTTTTCGCAGTCTATTTACATTGCTCGATGTTGGCAGAGAATAAGATTAATGAATTTAAATATCGTATAGAAGATGATGAAATTTTTGTGTACGATCATTTAGATTGCGGAACAACAATTGGTAGAAAAGACGGAACTTTTGGTTTTGCATTGATGAATTTTACCGAAGATTTTGATGCATTTAATGCGCAACTTCAAGAGCAAATACAAAGTGTAGAAAATTCGGTTGGTTTGCACATCAAAAATGAAGAAATTACCATTGGTTTGGTTCGTCATTCTACATTTCCATGGTCGAAATTTACGGGATTAGTGCAACCAAGTAATTTTGGAACAGGAGAATCTATTCCGCGAATTATTTTTGGAAAAGCGTATACGCAAAACGATAAAATGTATATGCCTGTTTCGGTTGAGGCGAATCATGGTTTTGTAGATGGTTTTCATTTGGCGAATTATCTGCAAGAATTTGAAAACGAATTAGGTAAATATTAGAAATAGTAAAAACGAATTTCGAGTTTCGAAATTCGTTTTTTTATTTTACATCATTAGGATGAATAAATGGTTCTGGTTCTGGAATTTCCTCATATTGAATAGGAAAATATTTTTTATCTTCTTCTAAAACAAAATCATCCGTATAATTATAAAAATGCTCCAACTCTCTTAATTGATACTTTCCTTCTTCATCTTTATGAAATCGAAAAGCGTAACCTTTTATTTCACAGCAGAATGTTATTTTTTCTTTATCTAAAGGGATATAATTTAAATTTGAGATATCGATATATTCATCTAATACTTCATTTTTATCTAAAAGAATAGTATAATCTGTATTTTGAATAGTAATTGGTAATGTATAATAATTCCCTATTGAACAGTCTTGTCCAGTCGAAGAAATATATAAATAAAATTTTTCTTTTGCGAAAAAGAGAGAGATTGTTCTAATTGGTATATGATTACTTTTTGTAATATCAATAGCTTGTTCAATAACTTCATTTACATTCTCATCTTTAAAAACTGAATCTGCTTTTATTTCATTCTTCTTTTCCCAACCTTTAGCAGATTGATTGCTCGGTTGCTCGCATTGAACAAAAAGAATGAATAAGAATAAAATATATAAATTCTTCATACAAGTGTTTTAATTAAAGATAATCAATTCACTGCAACTTTTTTATTTAGTTTTTTTGACCAAGAAAAAATATAAATCGTTCCGATAATTGAAGGTACAATCCAAAAATAAATATTATCTCCAAATCCAGCGCCTGCAACCAAAAACGCTGTTACTGAAGCGATATAAGCGCCAACCATTTTCCCAACATGATTCATTGTCCATATTTTATAATTCTCTGGATTCTTGTAAAAAATAAAATCTCGATAAGACATAAATCCTCCTAAAAACCCAAAAATTAAATACAACAATCCAATTGCATTGCTTGTGAAAAGTGGAAGTAATCCAAAAACAATCATCACAATAGATGTGATAAACATTGCTCCAGAAATGATTTTATCCAAATTATTCGAGTAATTTTTGCGTTTATAATTCAGAATTCTATTTCCGATCAAAATCATATAAATCGTGAAAATACCAATCATTAAAAGAAAAGAATTGTGGTGATTTGGGAAAGCACAAATGATTAGCGAAAGAATAGAACTGACTAACATACCAATCGAAAATATTTTCCCCACTTTTTTGTGCGTCGAGTTTCCTTTTTTTATGATCATAACAGCAGTTCCAGCAACCAAACCAATTCCTCCGAAAAATGCGTGAATGTAAATAATGATTTTGACTAAATTTTCCATAATGTGTTTATTTATTATGGAATAAAATTAAGTGAAGTCGTTTTTAATTTTAAAAATTATTGACCGAATTGTCGAATTTCGTGGATGAATTGTATTACTCTTTTGTTTTCACTGTTTCGATAGCATCATTCATCAAATCGAACTCGTAACCTTTGTAGGCTAAATATGCTTTTACTTTGTTTATTTTCTTGAAAGATTCTCGCTCAGAAGCTAATAAATTGAACTTTTTCTGTGTTAAATGCAATAAATTATTCCAATATTTATCCAAATCAATTTCTTCCTTAAATGCTTTTTCAATTAATTTTTGATCAATTTGACGCATTTTTAATTCTTGACGAAGACGATTTCTTCCCCACATTTTTTGATTGACTTTTCCTCGAACAAAGCTATGTACAAATCGTTCTTCATTCAGAAATCCGTAATGAATTAACTTAAAAAGAATCTCATCTTTCGCTTCTGGAATCAAATCAAAATCACGTAGTTTTTTCTCTACTTCCCAATGACAACGATCTTGATAAAGACAATATTTTGCCATTTTATCTTTGATTTCATCAATCGTATAAATCTTTTTTTGGTTGTCTTTAGAGAAATTCATGTAACAAAGTTAAGATTTTAATGAGAGAATTAGAAAATGTAAGATGATCAACATCTTTTATCGCTAACCATAACAAAATATTTATATGAAACAATAAGTGGTTTAATAATTTATATATTTGCTGATAACTATTATATCTAAACTATTGAAAACTTCAAGAATATCAATCCTTGATGGATTACGCGTATTTGCAATTCTTATTGTAATTATATCTCATTATTTACATAAATACGATTTACATGGAAATCAATTTCTAGAATTTGTACAAAATTATGGTTATTTTGGAGTTCCATTTTTCTTTGTAATATCAGGATTTGTTATTTTATACTCTCTTGAAACAACAAATAGTTACAAAGATTTTTTGAAAAAAAGATATATTAGATTAGCTCCAGGAATGTTAATTTGTTCTATTATTACATTCAGTTTTTTTAAATTTATATACACTGGAGATGGTTATACTAATTCCAAATCTTTCGCAAATTTATTGATTGCAAATACCTTTATAGACCCACACGTATTTAATTTACCATCTGGAACTCTTAAATATTACTATATAGATGGATCTTATTGGAGTCTCTGGGTTGAAGTTTGTTTTTATTTATTAATAGGTTTTTTATATTTCAAAAATCGAGAAAATTATATCCAAAACTTTGTACTTATTTGTGCCATTGGCTTTCCTATCTATTTTACTTTAAGTAGTAGTTTTGCTCATAAATTTTTAGAACCATATCTAAGTACGCCAACCTTAGATTACTTAAAATTAATAAGTAGATGTTTGGTATTATTTAGAGAAAGTTTTTGGTTTATGATAGGTATGTTTTTATATAAATTATATCATGATAAAACTGATAAAAAATACATTCTATATATTATTATTTGTGGTGTTATATTAGTTTTACAAGAGAAGTTAGACATTGGTTTTTCATTTTTAACAATTTTTACTCTTGCTATTTATTTAACCTTTATATACCAACCAAAATGTCTTAATTTCTTAACAAATCCAATTATCACAAAAATCGGAGTTAGTTCCTATTCAATATACCTTATTCACAGCTATTTAGGTTCTGGTATTATCGAAATGTACAATCATCACATAGGTAGAGAATCGTATGTTATTTACTTTGTTATGATTATTTCAGTAATACTATTTGGACTTTTTAGTTATAAATATTTAGAAAGACCAATTTCAAATTTTATCAAAAAGATCTTATTTAAATAAAAAAACTGAATCATTTCTGATTCAGTTTTTTTATTATTTATTAACCTATTTTTATTAAGCTTTTTGTAATTCCGCTATATATTCTGTTGGATTCTCAGCATTGAAAACTGCCGAACCTGCAACTAAAGCGTCTGCACCAGCTTCTACCAATTTTGATGCATTTTGTACACCAACTCCTCCATCAATTTCGATGATCACATTTGCATTAGCTTCTGTAATCATTTTTTTCAATTTTGATACTTTGTTGTATGTATTCTCAATGAATTTTTGACCTCCAAAACCTGGATTAACACTCATAATTAACACTAAGTCTAGATCGTTAATCA of Empedobacter falsenii contains these proteins:
- a CDS encoding regulatory protein RecX → MNFSKDNQKKIYTIDEIKDKMAKYCLYQDRCHWEVEKKLRDFDLIPEAKDEILFKLIHYGFLNEERFVHSFVRGKVNQKMWGRNRLRQELKMRQIDQKLIEKAFKEEIDLDKYWNNLLHLTQKKFNLLASERESFKKINKVKAYLAYKGYEFDLMNDAIETVKTKE
- a CDS encoding acyltransferase family protein gives rise to the protein MKTSRISILDGLRVFAILIVIISHYLHKYDLHGNQFLEFVQNYGYFGVPFFFVISGFVILYSLETTNSYKDFLKKRYIRLAPGMLICSIITFSFFKFIYTGDGYTNSKSFANLLIANTFIDPHVFNLPSGTLKYYYIDGSYWSLWVEVCFYLLIGFLYFKNRENYIQNFVLICAIGFPIYFTLSSSFAHKFLEPYLSTPTLDYLKLISRCLVLFRESFWFMIGMFLYKLYHDKTDKKYILYIIICGVILVLQEKLDIGFSFLTIFTLAIYLTFIYQPKCLNFLTNPIITKIGVSSYSIYLIHSYLGSGIIEMYNHHIGRESYVIYFVMIISVILFGLFSYKYLERPISNFIKKILFK